The Rhodospirillales bacterium genome includes the window ACCGAGGTGAATTCCGGGTTGTGCTTGGGGCTGATCCCCTCGTTGCGGAAACAGCGGTTCATCTCGAACACGCAATCCGCAAGGCCACCGACGATCAGGCGTTTCAAATACAGTTCCGGCGCCACGCGCAGATAGAATTCGGTATCCAGCGTGTTGTGATGCGTGACGAACGGTTTGGCCGTGGCGCCTCCCAGAATGGGGTGCAGCATCGGGGTTTCGACTTCCAGCCCATCCCACTCTCCGGTCAGGTATTCGCGGATCGAGGCGGTGATCTGCGAACGCTCGCGCAGGGTTGTGCGACTTTCCTCATTCACGATCAGATCGACGTAACGCTGGCGATAGCGCTGTTCGATATCCGTCAGGCCGTGATATTTTTCCGGCAGCGGCAAAAGGCATTTGGTCAGCAATTCGACATGCCTCGCGCGCACCGAAAGCTCGCCGCGCGGCGTGCGCCGGATCGTGCCGGTGACGCCGATGACGTCGCCAAGGTCGAAATTGTCCAGACCCGCCAGTTCTTCGGCGCTCATGCTGTCCTTGTGACAGAACACCTGAATCTTGCCTGTGGCATCGGCCAGGTCGATGAACATGCCGTTGTTGCGCATCGCCATGATCCGGCCCGCGACCGCGACCCTGTCCTCGGTTTCCGTGCCGGATTCAAGGTCGGCGTATTTTACCTGCAATTCCCCGGCCCGCGCATCGCGCGCGAAACCATAGGCATAGCCGGTCCCGCCCTGCGCGCGCACGGCATCAAGCTTGGCCTTGCGCGCGGCATGCGGGTCGGTCAAATCTTGGGACGCTTGATTTTCTGCGGGTTTGCTCATGGTTGCCATCCGTTCAAATTGTGCCAAAATGTTCTATCCGAAAGAAAAAGGGGCGTCCATGCTGAATTCACCGCGCAACAGGGGCCGAAACAGCGGCAATGTCCTGTTCCTGATCCTGATCGCCGTCGCCCTGTTCGGCCTGCTGACCGCCGCGATCACCAAATCCGACCGCGGCTCGACCTCGATGGACCGCGAACGCGGCAGCATCTCAGCCACCGATTACATGGGCTATGCCGGCGGCATGGAAAAGACCGTGGCAAGGATGCTGGGCGACGAAATTTCCGAAAACGCGCTAAGCTTTGAAAACGACGTCTGGCAAACCAATAATGGCGACGCGGTCGAAACCGCCGCCATGTTCGCCAACTGCACCGACGCGAAATGCAAGGTCTTCGACGCATCGGGCGGCGGGCTGGATGCCCGCGCCTTTCCGGCGGCGGTGCTCGACGCCACCGCGCCCGGCGACGTGCGTTCGGGCGATGCCGGGGTTTACGCCCTGCGCGTCGCGGGCGTGGGCACCGACAAGCACGATCTGGTCCTGATGATCACGGGCGTCGATCAGAACACCTGCAAGGAAATCAACCGACAACTGGGCATCGACAACCCAAGCGGCTTCCCCCCTTCCGATTCATGGGCGGGGGCGATCCTGTACGCGGGAAGCTTCACCGGCCCCACCGACGCGACCGACGAAATCGGGGATGTCGCCACCAGCCTCAACCACCACACCGCCGGCTGCGTCAACCGTGCCGGTTCGGGCGGCAAGGACGACAACGCCTTTTATCAGGTGTTACTGCCGCGCTAGCGCCAGTTTCGCGGCCAGCGCCACGAACGCCGCGCCGCACGCCCGGTCGATCCATTTGGATATGCGCGCGAAACGCGTCCTGATGGCGGGCCGCGTCATCACCGCCGCCACCGCGACGAACCACACCGCGCCCATGCCCGAAATCATCGCGCCATAGGAAAGCTGCACCGCAATGGGCGTATGCGGATCGATGACCTGCGTGAACAGCGCAAGGAAAAACAAAGTCGCCTTGGGGTTCAGCGCATTGGTCACAAAACCCTGCATAAAGGCACGGCGCGGCGAAAGCGCGGGGTCGCGGTCGGCGCGCACCATATGGTCGTCCCACCCCTTGGATCGCAGGGCGTGCCACGCCAGATACAGCAGATACGCGGCCCCCAGCCATTTGATGACATTGAACATCAGGATCGACTGCGCGATCACGACCGCAAGCCCGACCATGCAATAAGCGATATGCACCCACAGCGCCGAGGCAATGCCAAGCGCGGTCGCGGCCCCGGCGCGAAATCCATGGCCGAGCGAATTTTTCAAGACGCACAGAAAATCCGGCCCCGGCGAAATCATCGCGATCAAACTCATCACAAATACGGTCAACGCGGGCATCAGATGCGGCAGGGTCATCGAAGGTCTCCTTGGATGGGTCTTTCTATATATCCCGAACCACGCGCGCGACGCAAAGAACATCGACCGAAAGGGCCCCGGCATCCAGCAACGCGCCCGCGCAGGCATTAAGCGTCGCCCCCGTCGTCATCACGTCGTCGACCAGCAGCACGCGTTTACCCGCGATGGCGCGTGCGTCGCGCACCCGGAACGCGCCGCGCACATTGGCCGCGCGCTCGGCCCGCTTCAGATGCCCCTGCGGGGGCGTTGCCCGCACGCGCACAAGCGCGTCCACCGCCGCCGCTTTGCCCGACTGCCGTGCCAGCCGCGCCGCCAGAAGCGCCGACTGGTTGTACCGCCGCTTCAAAAGCCGCCAGCGATGCAACGGCACCGGCACGAACACATCCGCCTGCGCGATCAGCTCTGCCCCCGCCTCGGCCAACCATGGCGTCAGCACCCGGACGGCCTGCAACTGGTCGCCGTGTTTAAAACGTAAAATCAGGGCTTTGCTGGCGTCGTCGTAAATCAGGGCCGCGCGCGCCTGCCGGAACAGGGGCGGCGATTCCAGACAGGCCGCGCACAATACCTCCGCCCCGCCGCCGCCCATGTCGTGCGCGAACGGCAATGCGCACCCGCGGCAGAACGGCGCCCGAATAAAGCGCAACCGCCCCCAGTATTCCGGGTCCACCGTACCATGTGCGTCGACCTGTCGCCCGGTCGCGGGACACACCGGCGGCAACAGCCAGTCAAGGGCGTGATGAAGGGGTTTGGCAAGCGCGCGCAGCATGTATATATAACCCCTTATCACATGACCTTAGAACCGGCCACACCTGCGCCCTCATCCGTGCCCACATTCGCGCACGACGTCATGCTGCGCGCCAAGCACATGGTGTCGTGCCTTTTGTTGCCGGATGGGTCCACCGTCCTCGACCTCGACTGCGGCACCGGCGCGCTGACGGCGGCGATGGCCGCGCTTAACCCCCGCCTGCGCTTCATCGGCGCCGACCGCGCCCGGCAGGCGGTGATGCGCGCCCGCGCCCGCTTTCGGCACATCGAAAATTTAAGCTTTGAAATCGCCGACAGTGCGCATATCCGTCGTGCCGCCGAAAGCGTGGACGCCGTGACCGCCTCCAACGTTCTCGGCACCCTGTATTCTCGCGCGGATTACGACGAGGAAAAAGTCGCCGCCGGGCTGGAATCCATGATCCGGCTGCTGAAACCCGACGGCACGTTGGTGATCTGTGATTACGCGATGCCTCCGGCGGACGAGGAAGTCCAGATCGAATTCCCGATCCCTTGGCGCGACAATCGCTCCTTCCGCCTGTTCGGAAACCCGCTGGCGCAAACGCAGGGCGAACGCGAAATCGCGCTGTTGCAATGGTTCGCCGAAAACGCCCGCGCCCGCGACGCGGTCAAGGGATTCTTCCTTGAGGAAATCTCCCCCCACGTCCCGCACACGCGCCTGTTTCGGCTGCCCGCGCGCTGGGCCTACGAATTTATCGTCCGCAAGGTCAACATCCGTAATTTCAGGGCCGATATCGGACACCAGTTCGCGGTACTGGGCGAAGCGGATTACGACCGCATCCTTGCCCGTCGCATCGGCGCGCGCGTGACCTATACCGCGCCGTGGCGCGACGCGCACACGGCCCGCGCGCATTTCGATGGCGCCTTCCGCCTGTACACCGCCGACGGCAAGCCGCGCCCGCACATGCCCGCCGCGCATATCGTCATCGCGCGCAAGACCGCGCCCGGTCGCGCCCTGCGGCTGGAGGAACTGCGGCCGTCCCCCGCCCCGGCCGCAAGCTTGACCCTGCAAGCCGTGCGTGACGAACGCACCGGCGAGGTCAGCGACGTCGTCGCCCGCGACCTGCCGCGCGCCGACATCATCCCTTATTTCCGCGGGACGGACGGACGTATCAAGGTCGTTCTGCGCGCCGACGCCGAAAAGGACCTGGCCAACACCGTGCCGCGCACCCGCCGCAACCTCGATGGAAAACGCTGGTCCGGCCACATGCCCGCCCCGGCGACGTTCGGCGCCGACGAACTGGAAGGCTTCGACCATGCCAGCGCGGCCGCCGTGGCGCGCCTGATGATCCAGAAACTGGACCTGTGCCCCGCGCACGGAAAAATGTTTGAAACCGGCCTGCACGGATACCCCAGCCCCGGCATGATCGACGAAAGACTGGAAACACTGTTCATCGAAATCCAGTCGCCCGACTTCGCCGCCCTGCGCGTCGCAGGCCCGCGGGACGCGCTGGGCCTCAAGGCTTTCGACGCCGAAGACGTGTTGCGCGCGACCGGCGCGGGGGTCATCCCTTCCGCATGGCTGGATATCCAGATACAGACCCTGATGAAGAAACATGGAATGCCCGTCACCCCGTGGCTGCACGAGGCGGTGCCGCTGGCCTACGATCCGCCGCCCGATGACCGTCTGTTAAGCGCGGCGAAAATCCTCAAACAAAAACCGAAAAAACCCGACGCGCCCGCGCAGGCGATGTACGTATTCGGACGCAACGGCGCGAAATGGCCCTGCGTGTCCGGCGCCTTCCGCCCGATCAGGGGCCGTGCGGGGCAGGTTTCGACCCACCGCTCCAGCTTTGTCGAACAAGGTCGCGTCGACGGGACGTGGCGCTCGCTTGCCGCGCACGAGGCGGATTTCGCGACCCCCGCCGCCGACATGCTGAACATCGCCGCGATCATGCCATTGACCGAGGATCTTCAGGGCAACACGCTGGCCGGGTTTGAATTCGTCGAGATGCCGGTGCCCGCGCGTTTCGGCCAGAGTGAGGCGATGCTCACCCTGCCCACTTTGCCGCTGCCCGCCAGCGTCACCGACATTGATTCCGCGCGCAGCTACATCGCCGCCCAGTTTGATGTCGAGGTTGCGCGCGTCGCGCCCATGGGCGAAAGCTTCTTCACCTTCATCGACATGACGCCGCAGCGCGTCTATCCCTTCATGCTCACGCGCTATCCGCGCCGCCGCAATCTGCGCCTGCGCTATATGGCGACCACCGACCTGATCCTGTTGACCGACACCGATTTCGCCGACTCGATCCTGTGGAAATGGGGTTTCGCCAACGCCCTGCTTTGCCACGCCTCGGCACAGGTTCAGGGCTACGATTACAATGTCGGCATGCGCATGCGCGCCCCCGCCAAGGCGCCAAAACGGGAATCGGCCGCACCCCTTGCGCCCGCCTCCGCGCATCGAAAAAATATCCATAATTAACAATGACTTGCGCGGCATAGACCAAAAGGTCTAGACCCTCTGCGCAATAGCCGGAAACCGCGTTTTCGCGGTATTCTGAATCTATGAGCCCGTCCGACCGCGACACGCCCGCCACCCCCCCTGCCACCACCCTGCTACGGGCGCTCGATGCGCTTCCCGTGTGGTCCGGGCTCAACCCTTTTTTCCTCGACTGCGGCACGACCACCGCGATGTTCGCCCCGACCGAAAGTTTTTATTTCGAGATTCCCGATGCGCCTCTGCCCTCGCTGGGCGGCAGCGTCGCCGGGCACCTGATTTTGGAGGCGTTCGCGCCCGCCAATGACCACCTTCCCCTGTGTTTGGAAGATTCCCTGCTCTGACCCCACAAAAACTTGTAAGGCCGGGTGATCTCTCACCCGGCCTTTTTTTCACCCCTATTACACGAAACAAAAAACCCGTATCAGGCGGCGCTGTCGTTCAGAATGCGCATCAGTTCGTCCTTAAGGCGCACGCGTTGCTGTTTAAGCCCGCTTTCCGTTTCCTGCGTCGTAGGCGTGACGTTGGCCTCCATCAGCGCGACCTGATGGCTGATGTCGTCGTAGGAATCGAGCAGCCGCGCGAAATGGTTGTCCGACTGCCGCAGCGCGTGGATTTCTTCCTTCATGTCTGGCAGGTCGTCGATCAGCGCGTGGTTGAGATCTGACATATCGCTCTCTCTCCTCTTTCTCTCTCGTTCAAAGTTTAGGCCGCCATACAGGCATCCCCCTTGATTTCAGTCAAGACCAGCCTTGGCGCAGCCCCGCCCGCCCGCTAGAATCGCGAAGAAATGATCCCTCTGTCGATGACATCGCTGGCCGTGCAGGCCGGGCACTGGGCCGCGCTGACGCCGGACGGCGAGGTGCTGGAGGGGACCCTGCCCGCCGCGCCGGTCTTGCCCGAAAACGTGCCGGTGCTGGTCTGCCACCTGCCTTATCTGGCGACGCGCACGGGCATTCCGCCTATGGCGCTCGACATCCTTGAACTCTTCGCCTTCGTCCGCCCCGCGCAATTTTGCGTGCCCACCATCGGCGGCATCGCCGCCGCTTTGGGCCTGAAAATTCCGCAAAGCGTCGAGGACGCGGCGATGGCCCTGCCCGCCTGCGCCGCCGAATTGCTGCGCGAAATCAAGCCCGACCCAGCCTTGCGCGCGCTGGCCGTGGCAATGGGCGCAAGCGGAAAGGGCTGGGGCTGGACCCTTGCCGTGCTGGCGGCGATGGACGAAATCTACGACCCCGCCGAAGTGACGCGCGCGCGCGACGCGCTGGGCGCGTGGGAGCGTCTGCCCGAATGGAGCGAGGACGCCCCACCCCCGCAACCCGGCAGCAAACCGGTAAGCGGCGAGGATGCGCGCGCCCATCTGCACGACCTGATCACCCGCCGCCGCGGCGCGGGACGCAACGGCGAAACCCGCACCGCGCAGGACAATTACGCCACCCGCATCGTCCCCGCCTTTTCCCCGCGCGAACAGGAAAACCAGCCCCACATCGTCACCGCCGAAGCGGGCACCGGCGTCGGCAAGACGCTCGGCTACCTCGCCCCGGCGCAGCTTTGGGCCGAGGAAAACGAAGGCACGGTCTGGATCTCCACCTATACCCGCAACCTCCAGCGTCAGATCGACACCGAACTCGAAACCCTCTACCCCGACCCGATGGAGCGCGCGCGCAAGGCGGTGATCCGCAAGGGCCGCGAGAATTATCTGTGCTTGCTGAATTACGAGGACGCGGCGGGCGCCGCGCCGCTGGCGCGCAATCCGCGCGCGCTGGTCGCGGCGGGACTGATGGCGCGCTGGATCGGCGCGACCCGCGACGGTGACATGTCGGGCGCGGATTTTCCCGGCTGGCTGCCGGGGCTTTTGGGTTACAACCACACATTGGGTCTGGCCGACCGGCGCGGCGAATGCATCTATGCCGCGTGCAGCCATTACCACCGCTGCTTCATCGAACGCGCCCAACGCCGGGCCCGCCGCGCCAGACTGGTGGTCGGCAACCACGCGCTGGCCATGACCATGCTGGCCCGCGCCGCCGACGCCGACGCCATGCCTACGCGCTTTGTCTTTGATGAAGGGCACCACCTGTTCGACGCCGCCGATTCGACCTTCGCCGCCCATCTGACCGGAATCGAGGGCGCCGATCTGCGCCGCTGGGTGCTGGGACCTGAGGATGAAAAAACCCATTCACGCCGAAGCCGCCGCGCCAAGGGGCTGCGCAAACGGCTGGAAGGCGTGGTCGCGGGCGACGAAGCCGCGACCGCCCGCCTGATCGAGGACGCGCTGGAAGCCGCCCGCGCCCTGCCCGGTCCCGACTGGCACAAACGTATGGGCACGGACGCCCCGCTGGGCGCGATCGAAACCCTGCTTCACCGCATCGCGCATCAAGTCCGGGCCCGCGCCGCCGACGCCGCATCGCCCTGGGCGATCGAATGCGACGTCCGCCCGCTTTCCCCCGATGTCGCCAGCGCCGTACCCGCCGCCCTTGCCGCGCTGCGCGCCCTGTACCGCCCGCTGGTCGCGCTGGCGCAAGCGCTGCGCGCGAAGCTGGAACGCGAATACGACGATCTGTCGGCGGACCAGCGCGGCCGCCTCGATGCGCTGTCCCGTGGGCTGGACCGCCGCGCCGCGATGACCGTCGCGGCATGGATCGACATGCTGGACGGGCTTGGACAACCCGCGCCGGAAAATTTCATCGACTGGTTCGAGATCACCCGCGCCGAAGGCCGCGACATCGATGTCGGCTTCTTCCGCCACCACCGCGACCCGGCCAAACCCTTTGCCGCCGAAATCCGTCCCCACGCGCACGGCGTGCTGATCACCTCCGCCACGCTCAAATCCGCGCGCGCGGACGACGAAACGGCGTGGTCCGAAACCGACCGCCTGACCGGCGCGGGCGCGATGGCCGATCTGGCCCCGGCACGGGTCGCCGTGCCCTCGCCCTTCAATTACCGCGACCAGACCCGCGTGCTGGTGGTGCGCGACGTGCCGAAAAACGACACCGCCCTGCTCGCCCGCGCTTACGAGGCGCTGTTCCGTGCCTCGTCCGGCGGCGCGCTCGGCCTGTTTACCGCCATCCACCGTCTGCGCGCGGTGCATGCGCGTCTGGCCCCCGCGCTCGAATCCGCCGGCATTCCGCTTTACGCCCAGCATGTCGATCGAATCGACATCGGCACGCTGGTCGATATTTTCCGGGCCGAGGAAGAATCCTGCCTTCTTGGCACCGACGCGGTGCGCGACGGCGTCGACGTGCCCGGACGCTCGCTGCGCCTGATCGCCTTCGACCGTGTGCCGTGGCCGCGCCCGGACATCCTGCACCGCGAACGGCGCAAGGCCATGGGCGGCAAGGCCTATGACGAATCGATCACCCGCATGAAGCTGCGCCAGGCCTACGGCCGGCTGATCCGCGCGCCCGCCGATCACGGCGTCTTCGTCATCCTCGATGGCGCTTTTCCGACCCGGTTGGAGGATTCTTTCCCCGATGGCGTGCCCGTCGAACGCCTCCCGCTCGACGCCGCGCTGGACGTCGTGCGAAATTTTTTTGGCAAAAATCAAAAAAACTCTTGAAACCCGGACCGCTTAACCCATACTTAGGGGACGTGCGTGCCACTGGCCTGAAATAATGGTTTATGCAACGGCGTAAAACTTGGGTTGTTTTGGGGACCAAGCCCCACAACGATTTTAATTAGGGTTTTATGCTCATGACCATGGTTCTTGCCGCGCCGGCCGCGCGTAAGTCGGCTGTCGACGTGCTTTTTACGTCGCAATCCCTCCCGGAACAATTAAATCCGCACTTTTCAAACCCGCAATCAGCGCTTGAAAACGATGTGGAAACCGAAGATTCCGGCGAAACCGGCCGCGGCTCCGCGTCCGGCTCCGGATCTTCTGGGTTCAAACTCGGCATCAGCCTGTTCGATCTTGCCCCGCGTTTCGAGGGCAACATCCCGCTTGCGCGCCTCAACCTGATCGAGCGCATCAAACTCTCGCGCGAGGCGCTTTGGCGCAACCCCGTGCGTGCGCGCATCGGCGAATGGGGCCGGCGCGAGGTGATGCACATCTTCAACGGCCGCTTCCACCAAAGCCTTCTGTCCGAATGGGATCGCTATGAAACCTTCGGCCGCTGCTATACCTGCCCGGATCCGTTCCGCAACGACGATCCGCCATGGACGCCCTGCTTCTGCGCGTAAATAACGCCGGATCCCGTCCGACGCATCGGAGGCCAGTTTGCCCGCAGCCGAAGCTTCAGCCAAACGAAACGACGCGCCGCCCGCCGCAACGGGGTGGGAAAGCCTGCGAGCCGCATTTCGCAGGCGCGTCGGCGCGTTTCTTGAAACCCTGCCCGACCGCAACCCTTGCCTTGTCGTCGACCTTGAAACCGTGCGCGGGAATTACCGCGACCTTGCCGAGGCCATGCCGGGTTCGGACATCTATTACGCGATCAAGGCCAACCCCGCGCCGGAAATAGTCCGCCTTCTGGCCGCGCAGGGCGCGGGATTCGACGTGGCCAGCCCGTGGGAAATCGATCTGGTGCTCGATCAGGGTATCGCGCCGGAACGCGTTTCATACGGCAACACCATTAAAAAGGAAGCCGACATCGGCTATGCCTACCGGCGCGGCATCCGCCTGTTTGCGGTGGACTGTCTGCCGGAGGTGGAAAAAATCGCCCGCGCCGCCCCCGGCGCGCGCGTCTTTTGCCGCCTGCTGGTGGACAACAAGGGCGCGGAATGGCCGCTTTCGCGCAAATTCGGCTGTGACCCGGAAATGGCCGCAGAGGTGCTGGAATCCGCCGCCCGCGCGGGCCTGGTCGCGCACGGCGTGTCCTTTCACGTCGGCTCGCAACAACCAGACCCAAAGGCATGGGACAGCGCCATCGCCGCGTCTGCCGCGCTGTTCAAGGCGTTGGCGGCGCGCGGCATCCATCTTGCCATGTTGAATCTGGGCGGCGGTTTCCCCGCGCGCTACCTGAAGGACGTGCCCACCGCCGCGACCTATGGCCGGGCGATCAACGCCTCGCTACGGCACCATTTCGGCGAAAAGGCAATCCGCACCGCCATCGAACCGGGCCGCTTCGTGGTCGGTACAGCCGGGATCATCCGCTCCGAAGTGGTGCTGGTGTCGAAAAAATCCGCCGCCGACACGCTTACATGGGTCTATCTCGACATCGGCAAATTCACGGGGCTGGCCGAAACGATGGACGAATCCATACGCTACCCCATCACCACGCCGCGTGACGGCGACCCAAAAATACCCTGCATCGTGGCCGGGCCGACCTGCGATTCCGTCGACGTGCTTTACGAGAAAACACCCTATCCATTGCCCCGGACGCTACAACCCGGCGACAAAATATGGATTGAAAGCGCGGGTGCCTATACCAGCGCCTACGCGGCGGATTGCTTTAACGGCTTTGAACCGCCCAAAACCTACTGCATCCCCGCCTTGCGCATCTAGGAACCGGACATGGGAATCAGCGCGGGCCGGGTTTAGACCAGCCCATAACTGGCCACGTAATCGGGCTCGCGCAGGTAAAAGGGCCGTCCTTCTTCCTGATACGGCACGCCCAGAACTTTTTCAAAAACCGCGCGTACCTGATCGACGGCCGGCATGGGTACGTCAAGCATCACCGCACGCGCCCCGCGCGCAACCGCCGCATCGATATAAGCGCCGCGATGATCGACCACGATGACGTCGTGCATGCGCTTTTTCCTGACTCCCGAAAGAACGGCATCCAGAAACGCATCCGGATGTGTATCCTTGGTCGCGACCGTGCCGTCCGGCGAAACGATGCTTTCGCTGCCCACGACTCCGTGGATCAGCGGCAGCAACGCGTGGTAATTCAGGACGCCACGCGCAAAGAAACTGGGATATGCCGTGGCGACCATGTGCAGGATTCCGCGATCCCGGCTATCGACGAAGAAATTCAGGTCGCCCGCATTGCCAAGCCCGTATTCCGAAGCCTTTGAGGGGATATCGTGGACAAGAAGCCGGGTCGTGACATCCGAAAGCAGACGCGATTCGTCCATCCCCAACGCCTGCGCCACGCCATGCGTGGGCAAACAACCTTGCGCCAGCGCGGCCCCGGCCAGATCGTGGATCTGGCGCGCAACGCCGAAGGAAAGTTTTTCGGCGCCGTAATGCGCCCGCACGGCATCCATCGTCCGCCGGATAAAAGCCTTGCGCATGGCGGGCGACCAGTCGATCAGCGTTCCCGCCATGCCCCAGACGACAAGGGTCTTCCATTCGTTCTTCTCTACTTCCGAACGCAACGCGGAACGTATGAACGCCAGCTTCGCCACGCGCTTTCTTTTCTTCTTTTTGTGATCTTTGGCCATGACGTCGCCCTGCCATCCGGTTACGGTTTTTGATGCGCCGGTTTTAGCAAAACGTTTTAAATTATGTCAATTTATTCAAGCCATCCCGACCGCGAAGAACGGGTCAATGTCCCGGCTGGCGCGGTGCGGGCCGGCAATGCCGTGCAGCGCCTCGTCGATCAAACTCTGCGCAAGTCTGAGCCGCGGCGCCAACCGCAACTGCGTGATCGCCATGCCCGGCATCCACAACACCAGCGGCAGCCACAACGGCGTCAGATCCTCCTCGAACCCCGCCGCCGCGCCCGGCGCAACGCTTTCATACACGGCCAACGCAAGCGACAAAAGCCATACACCGAACATCAGCCCGCCCCCGGTGACGCGCAATGTATCGCGCGCCACACGGCGCAGCCGTAAGGCATCCACGCCATAGGCGCGCGTTTCGTGGTTAAAAGCCAGCACACAGCGATAACGTCCGTCCGGCCCGGTCAACCGCGCGCGCATGTATAAAAGCGTAACCTCCTGCCCCACATGCGCCGTAAACGTCCCGGCATCCAGAACCACCGAATGTTTCTGGCCCAGCGCATCGCACACAAGCAGTTTCTGCTGCCCCGCATCCGCATGCAGATACGCAGCCCCGGTATCGATCCGCTCGTTCCAGAGATTCGCTGTCAGCACCTTTCCGCTGACGCTGTACGTTTCAAACAAGGTTTCGGCGCCCATGGGTTTTCCCTCTCGCGGCCTGAAATGATCTTCGTTGCCCAGTATTAATTTTATGAGAAAAATATGAACGAAACCCTGCCGTTTCAGCGGGTTTCAGGCAAATTTGAGCGACATTTAATGAAACCCCCGCATAAAACCCAAGACTGATTTATACCGTTCTATAAAAAACTGTACGGATCGACATCCACCGCGACGCGAACGCTTGATGGCGGCTTGGCCGCCGCCAGCCAGTCGTGGATATAGGCCTGCATCGGGAAATGCCGCCCGGCGGCCAGAAGCAGGCGCCAGCGATACTGGTTGCGCAGCTTGTAAATCGCGGCCTGCGCGGGACCAAGCAAGCTCAACCCCTCGGCCTGCGGCGCGATCTGCGCCAACGCCCGCGCGGCGTTTTCCACCTTTTGCGGATTGGTCCCCGACACGATGACCGCCGCAAGCCGCGCAAAGGGCGGCATCCGCGCCTGCGCACGCTCTTCCAGCTCCACCGCCACGAAGGCATCGCGGTCATGCGCCGCCAGCGCGCGCATGACGCGGTTTTCGGCCATGAAGGTCTGAAGCAGCACGCGGCCCGGCGCGGCCTCGCGCCCGGCGCGTCCCGCGACCTGATGTAGCAATTGCCACGTGCGCTCCGACGCGCGCAGATCGCCGCCCGAAAGCCCCAGATCCGCATCTACCACGCCAACCAAAGTCAGCTTGGGAAAATGGTGCCCCTTGGCAATGATCTGCGTGCCGATGATGATATCGACCGCGTGGGCGCGGATTGCCTCCAAAGCCTGATGCAGCGCCCCGCCGTCTTCCCCCGCCGTGTCGGATGCCAGCACCAGCACTCGCGCCTGTGGAAACAGATCCCGCGCTTCCTCGGCGATACGCTCGACGCCGGGGCCGATCGGCACCAGCGAATCCACACTCCCGCATTTCGGACAGGAATCGGGCCGCCGCATCGACGTCCCGCAATGATGGCACACCAGCCGGCCCGCGCCTTTATGCGCCACCATCCACGCCGAACAATGCGGACATTCGATCCGGTGCCCGCACGC containing:
- a CDS encoding LysE family transporter; the encoded protein is MPALTVFVMSLIAMISPGPDFLCVLKNSLGHGFRAGAATALGIASALWVHIAYCMVGLAVVIAQSILMFNVIKWLGAAYLLYLAWHALRSKGWDDHMVRADRDPALSPRRAFMQGFVTNALNPKATLFFLALFTQVIDPHTPIAVQLSYGAMISGMGAVWFVAVAAVMTRPAIRTRFARISKWIDRACGAAFVALAAKLALARQ
- a CDS encoding DUF465 domain-containing protein gives rise to the protein MSDLNHALIDDLPDMKEEIHALRQSDNHFARLLDSYDDISHQVALMEANVTPTTQETESGLKQQRVRLKDELMRILNDSAA
- a CDS encoding ComF family protein, which encodes MLRALAKPLHHALDWLLPPVCPATGRQVDAHGTVDPEYWGRLRFIRAPFCRGCALPFAHDMGGGGAEVLCAACLESPPLFRQARAALIYDDASKALILRFKHGDQLQAVRVLTPWLAEAGAELIAQADVFVPVPLHRWRLLKRRYNQSALLAARLARQSGKAAAVDALVRVRATPPQGHLKRAERAANVRGAFRVRDARAIAGKRVLLVDDVMTTGATLNACAGALLDAGALSVDVLCVARVVRDI
- a CDS encoding class I SAM-dependent methyltransferase; this encodes MTLEPATPAPSSVPTFAHDVMLRAKHMVSCLLLPDGSTVLDLDCGTGALTAAMAALNPRLRFIGADRARQAVMRARARFRHIENLSFEIADSAHIRRAAESVDAVTASNVLGTLYSRADYDEEKVAAGLESMIRLLKPDGTLVICDYAMPPADEEVQIEFPIPWRDNRSFRLFGNPLAQTQGEREIALLQWFAENARARDAVKGFFLEEISPHVPHTRLFRLPARWAYEFIVRKVNIRNFRADIGHQFAVLGEADYDRILARRIGARVTYTAPWRDAHTARAHFDGAFRLYTADGKPRPHMPAAHIVIARKTAPGRALRLEELRPSPAPAASLTLQAVRDERTGEVSDVVARDLPRADIIPYFRGTDGRIKVVLRADAEKDLANTVPRTRRNLDGKRWSGHMPAPATFGADELEGFDHASAAAVARLMIQKLDLCPAHGKMFETGLHGYPSPGMIDERLETLFIEIQSPDFAALRVAGPRDALGLKAFDAEDVLRATGAGVIPSAWLDIQIQTLMKKHGMPVTPWLHEAVPLAYDPPPDDRLLSAAKILKQKPKKPDAPAQAMYVFGRNGAKWPCVSGAFRPIRGRAGQVSTHRSSFVEQGRVDGTWRSLAAHEADFATPAADMLNIAAIMPLTEDLQGNTLAGFEFVEMPVPARFGQSEAMLTLPTLPLPASVTDIDSARSYIAAQFDVEVARVAPMGESFFTFIDMTPQRVYPFMLTRYPRRRNLRLRYMATTDLILLTDTDFADSILWKWGFANALLCHASAQVQGYDYNVGMRMRAPAKAPKRESAAPLAPASAHRKNIHN
- a CDS encoding ATP-dependent DNA helicase, with the protein product MTSLAVQAGHWAALTPDGEVLEGTLPAAPVLPENVPVLVCHLPYLATRTGIPPMALDILELFAFVRPAQFCVPTIGGIAAALGLKIPQSVEDAAMALPACAAELLREIKPDPALRALAVAMGASGKGWGWTLAVLAAMDEIYDPAEVTRARDALGAWERLPEWSEDAPPPQPGSKPVSGEDARAHLHDLITRRRGAGRNGETRTAQDNYATRIVPAFSPREQENQPHIVTAEAGTGVGKTLGYLAPAQLWAEENEGTVWISTYTRNLQRQIDTELETLYPDPMERARKAVIRKGRENYLCLLNYEDAAGAAPLARNPRALVAAGLMARWIGATRDGDMSGADFPGWLPGLLGYNHTLGLADRRGECIYAACSHYHRCFIERAQRRARRARLVVGNHALAMTMLARAADADAMPTRFVFDEGHHLFDAADSTFAAHLTGIEGADLRRWVLGPEDEKTHSRRSRRAKGLRKRLEGVVAGDEAATARLIEDALEAARALPGPDWHKRMGTDAPLGAIETLLHRIAHQVRARAADAASPWAIECDVRPLSPDVASAVPAALAALRALYRPLVALAQALRAKLEREYDDLSADQRGRLDALSRGLDRRAAMTVAAWIDMLDGLGQPAPENFIDWFEITRAEGRDIDVGFFRHHRDPAKPFAAEIRPHAHGVLITSATLKSARADDETAWSETDRLTGAGAMADLAPARVAVPSPFNYRDQTRVLVVRDVPKNDTALLARAYEALFRASSGGALGLFTAIHRLRAVHARLAPALESAGIPLYAQHVDRIDIGTLVDIFRAEEESCLLGTDAVRDGVDVPGRSLRLIAFDRVPWPRPDILHRERRKAMGGKAYDESITRMKLRQAYGRLIRAPADHGVFVILDGAFPTRLEDSFPDGVPVERLPLDAALDVVRNFFGKNQKNS